The Xyrauchen texanus isolate HMW12.3.18 chromosome 13, RBS_HiC_50CHRs, whole genome shotgun sequence genome contains the following window.
tatcgcaatattagcctcagtaatcgcaatatgacattttccccaaatcgtccAGCCCTAGCCCACTCGCTAACACTGTTCACAGTAAAAAGTGAATAACACAATAAATCAGTCCTTCGAACATAGTTAAAATACTGTAAAGGGAGACTTCATAGGTTCACCCTCACAAAGTATTGTCATAAAATTCCCTTATCTGAATGGCAACATGTGATAGTGGAAAGTAAAGAGTAAAAGCAACTGCAGGCCGCTGAAATATTTACCTGATTGTTGTTATACAATCTAATCATGATTATGTAATAATTGGAATATGGATTTTACAGCCCAATTTATGGTAGCACATCTCATCAAATGCTGATatatggtaaaaataaaaaatctaactAATTTCACAGCCTTAGGACTTACACAAACTCAAGATTCTGTACCTGGCAGTGGCACGTGTGTCTTCATGCAGCGAATGGGTGTGATGAAGGCATGTAGGCCAAAACACTTGCCCTGAGTGTACAGCTGAGCTAGGACTATAGCATGATTTGAAGTTTTACCCACTAGAGAGAAATGCAGAGAATCACTCAataattctaaaaataaatactgtGAAATATCACTTAAAAATTCTGTTGGCTTAAATTTGTAAGTGATTTGTGGTAGGGGGGGTGGTTGTACTCACATCCACCAGGCCACCATTTTATAGAGGAGATGGTTGGACTGTTCAGAACAAACTCTTGGGTGGAAGGGTCATAGGTTGCTGTGGTTTCAAGACCACGGATGTGTGTACCTGGAAGGATAAACATGCAAACAACACAGACAAATGTCACTATAGTTATAATACTGGCAGACCAAATATTTAATGcagattacatttttctaaactttCTAAACAATGATCTTAGACTGAGCAAAAAAAGTAGTATCCATAAGGAAATAAACTATACATTCTAATATTTTGTGTGGTTCAATATGTAACAGTATTCAATATCTTCCATTTCATGGGAATAGCTCTTATGAGAACCCTTGAAGGTGTTTGACAGCAGGAAATACTgaaaacttatttttaaacacagcaACAACCTATAAGCATCATCTTCTCATTTGACTTAAAATTGTTTACATGGCTCGACTACAAAAAACTAAAGCAAAAACTGTTGCTAAATTGAATTTTCTGCATTCCTACTCAGTGTAAGTTAAGCACTGCATAAAGCCATACTCGGACAGCTTGAATTGAGGGCACCTTAAACTTCATTGTACAAAGGAATCTGTCAAGATTTTAGAAATATCGGTGTATACAATTGCTTTACCAGCCAATTTTGCACCCACACATCTTTACAATCATAAGATAATGCAATTTGttgaagatgaagtgtgtaatttctgtgctactagcATTATAAGATGGATACTCTCAAATGTAGCTgacccaaatttggggtctcgAACTCAAACTCTCTAGCACCACCAACTGTTCAAAGTTGCACTAATGTTTATGCTCATAACATTTGAACCGTAAGGCCTAGAAAATTCTTCAGAATTCtcttttcctctgattccttggtATATGCATAGTCGGTTTCATAACATTTCTGCCCAACTAGATATtccgccattttttttttttcagatttttttttttggtcaaagaTTTTGCACGTATCATCTAGGAGACACGCATTGCAAAAAGTTAAGGAATTCATGATGATAAACCAAACCGTTTTCGTATACGGTGTCAATGAATTAGATGGAGAGCATGCAAAAATGGACTTGAGGCTGTACCTTCGCAATGCTTTAGCATACTGAGATGAAAATTGCTATAAGCATGACTTGATTGTACCTGCACAGTGCAAACTAATggtcacaaaataaaaaatttggccTAAAATCATGAGAATGAACTCTTTAGATTCTCTGGGGTATGAGTTGAATGATACCCAAATATcccatttttattataattataaataatttttaattttgtcataaaatactgttttgtttttgcacGAAATTTCCCGTGTATCATCTGGGGACACTCTCGGCAAAAACATATGAAAAGTTTATTGATAGATCAAACAGCTCTAGAAAAGCATCAATGATTTTCATGCCAAGAAGCCTAAATGGATCGGAGGCTGTATCTTGGCAACACTTTGGTGCACTGACATGAAACTTTGTATGTGTCACTGTTACCACCACACCCTGACAGCATCATATCAATTTGGTGACAGTGCCACATATTGGACAAAAGTTATAATAAATTGCATTGTAATGCAAGcaattctacttttgtttttaggCCGCTTTTCTTAAAATCATAATCAGTGATTATCCAATCATACTTCCTTATATGCTGTTGGTGTGCTTGGCCCCATAACTACAGCTTACAGCTTTATTTTAAGTTGGAATATAATTTTAACCTTGAAAAGACACTTCACCTTAAAAAGCCTGTTTTCTCCTATTTAACCATGTACCATAATAGTACTGCAATATCATGGACCACATTTGACAAGGTGATTGagttaaaatgttgtaaaattaagTATAATCCAATCCCTCGGAATACTAATATGTGAGTGCAAGCGAGTTGGCAAATTTGTTACCATGCCCCATCTCCGTCTGTGCGTAGGTGCCAATTATCTCCAGGTTCCATGCTGGCATGAAGAAAGTTTCCAGCTGCCCGGGTGACGATTGGTTCAACAGCGTTGGCAGGAACATGCCCAAGTGCAGGTCAAGGGGCTCTGGACGGCCTCGGTGTACACAGCTTTAGTGGGGCAGGTGTGAGGGGCCATGGAAAGTGTGATATTTGAAAGAACAAGTGCATGGAAAAAAACATGAGTGGAAAGAGGCAAGGTTTATTTGTAaaggaacaaaaaaataaaaatgtatcaaaaagataaattattttagaggaaaatattaATAAGTGAACAGAATATGGAGAAGGAATGCCAGCAAAAACCCAGaaagagacaaacacaaaaaGGGGAGAGAATCACTAAGCATGTCATGCAAATGCTGATCAGAGAGCAAATTTAATAATGATTGACAgctttaatttattaaaactgaaaaaaaaaaatcccatcttGTACGgacttttgtaaaaaaataataataatttaaaaaaaaaaaccttcatcaAGCATTATGAGTTTACACAAAACATTCATTTTcagaaaaagttattaaaaagatATTAAAAAGGTACTGAAGCCAACTTCTGTTGCAGACTAAAGCCCAAAGCATACTTCAGTCAGACACAAATGCTAGACGTCTGCATACAGGACACGTGATCCAAATTTCGTGATCTGCAGAGTGCTCGTGCACTGAACACATGAGGCCAGATATTCCTAACTGGGAATCTCTGAACATGCAGTATGCTCCTAAAATTGTTTGCACCAATAAGTGggaccacaaggtggcaacactcatcGTTGAGCTGTTGCTGTCATGAAGAAGAGCTAGAAGTTGTTGTAATTTTCAGTAAACAACAACAGTGAATGTGCAAGTATTAAGACGATATGCACAATGCAGAAAAAGGCAATTAGAATAGTCTGCAATGTtggttattatgtacatacaaatgatttatttttaacattgcaaacattaaaatttaaAGACATAGTGGATTTTAAGACCACACAAATTATGTACAAAGCTAAAAACAAAGTACTTCCTAGTAATATTCAAAGATGGTTTAAGGAAAGAGATAGCAGACACAATTTAAGGAGGAGGAAATCTCTCTCAAGCAATGGCACGCACCACACTCAAAAGCATGTGCATATCCGTCAATGGGGTGAGGTTGTGGAATAATTTACCTGTAATAATTAAGGAAAGCAATCATATTGTGCAATttaaaagaaggtttaaaatGTCTATATTAGAAAAGTATATGAATTAAGGTGGACTTGGGACAAATGTCTCATTTCCTCTTCAAGAGGTTGATTTGAATTACCATACAGTCtgttttttgccatttcattaatatttatattattgttattattacattttgggttttttttcctttctcattttataattgtattgtgtgatgttgtgtttttttttctctctcaataaggataaattatgatattttttacTAATGATCATGTTCTGAAGAGGAAAGGGAAAAGAAAGGAAATGAGAAAGAagacaaaaaagagaaaaagaaaaggagaaagatattaaaaaaaaagaataaataaataaattgtaaataatatattaagataggATTAAGATGATATAATTATGAAGCCAATTTAATGATTATTAACTAGAGGTGGAGAAGGGGTAGGATTAAATAAGCTTATGCTTCTTCCTACTCCTTTTCGGACATGTATatgttaatattgttttgtttcttgtttattgtattattatttgtattactgtattatttttacatgttcgaaataaagtttttcattcattcattcaagtcAAGAGCACCTGTGCAGGCAGGTGAAATGaggattctttattttttattagagaTTGAGTGATTTTAGTCAGATACTGTTCATTATGCTTGTTATAGCATAGCCCTCTGAGAATAAGAGTTCTGAGAAAAATCAACACTCTGAGCAGTCAACACATACAAGGGTCATGCTGAACTATTTCCACTGTTTTTCCACACTTTGTTTGGATCTGAATAAAAGAAGTCCATTTCCTATGAGTGAATGGGACTGACCGTGCCCCAGTTCAGTCCGAGCATAGGTGCCTAACACCAGCTAATGGGATCCAGTTTTTGCGTTGTTCAGCAGTGCACTGGCTGTTAATTGTGGGTAAATATTGGAGAACAAAGGGCTCTTAGAATAGGGCCCTTACAATACTGCAGGATGGAACAGACACATATagaaactttaagcacagatgcATGTAGAATTCAGTTATAGCAGTTTATACAACAGATTTTACAGGTGATATTAAGAAACCTTTAAAAGGCAGGAgattttgcatatttaaacagACCTGCCATTTATCATTAATTTATTAACAGACAAAAGTGGCTGCACTGGGTGAAACCAACACAACTATTTTTAAAAGCGCTAGATACTGTTTGAAGAGTATTTAAAGTGAACTTCACCGGTTtaagtcaatcaatcaatcaatcacacacacaaacttcaaggctttttttgttttttacttttttcaaacTTTAAGCAATGCTTTATTATGCCAGCAATTGTAGACAAATATCATTTGTTTTAACAAAACTTCAGTTTCTAGTTCTTTCTTTCATTCCCACATATGACTTTCAAACActgatatattaaaatatgtttagcAGCACAACAATTCCAAATTAGATATCACACTCATAAACATAGTACAAGAGAATTCAAAGCAAATTGCAagtgaaatatttaatttaaaatagagACTAAAAGCAAGACCAGAGTTAGCAATCAAGATACAAATGAGCAGAGGTTACCATGCAGTCATGGTtatttaaaagtgctgtaagggatttttttcatggaaaagtatgcaaaaaaatttccaactcccttaaagatattaatgaaccaagcgtcctgagatatctcaccggtctctgtgaccgcTGCAGACTTTGTACACAGCAAACAAAATGTGTCCGCAGACATTGATGCGTTTCACCTGTAAATCATTTTGTTCtctctcatagtgttgtatttgaagcggatcattgaggcgATGACTCATAATGATTGTCAGTCGAGGTTGATATTGTGCCActattgaatttgacagccacaggaatgGACAATGCTGCTCTTTAGCTCAGTTTTGgtgtcaaaattatctttggagggcaaGGTTTTGGAATGAGGTGGCATGGCTAATTCTAtagctcagtcacgtgaaagctttagaagctaaaattgcttacagcaactTTAAGATAAGGTTAGGATGAAATTAAGTTTAGAAGGGTGGACTAAAATATTGTTTGAAGATGGGAAATAATGTTTGAATAATACACAACACTACAGAAACCAGGAGAAATCAGTAGTCTTAGAAAAATTCAGCGACATTCATCAGCTACCTTTCATTATGCATTGGGACAGCATAGCTCTCTGAAAATAATTCTGCTACAGTAAGTTCTGAGAATATCGTAATTGTATCAATAGAGCTGTCAACACCTGCAAGGGTCATGCACAACTATTCCCACGGTTTACTCTAAACCAAAAAAGGTCAACACTTTCTTTTTGGATCTGAATGATTGAAGTGCATTTCTCATGCGTGTCAAGGTGAAATGGGACTGACCGTGCCCCAGCTCAGTTTGAGCATAGGTGCCTAACACCTGGCATAACTCAGCTAACGGGATCCACTTTCTGTGTTGTTCAGCAGTAGTCTGGCTGTTTATGGTGGGCAAAAACATGGCATAGTGGAGACCAAAGGGCTCATGGTGCAGGCCCTTTACAACACTGCAGGATGAAACAGACAGGTAAAGAAACTTTAAGCTTAAATGCAGGCATGcttcagttacagaaatatacaCATGTTTTTAGAAGTGATTTTCCAAATCCTTAAAAAAAGGCTGGGGTATTTGCAATTTTAAACTGACCTGTTCTTGAAAATGTACTTATTAACAGCCAACAGTGTCTGCACTGGTTGATTCTAGGGCTACACGATAATGGTTAAAATGATAATCATAATAATGTCATttgagattttttatatatatattacagggCTGCACAACTTGGACACTCACAAAGAAATTACGGTCACCACTACTTACACcaattctaaaagaaagaaacagtAAACCACAGCTCTCATGTTGAATAAGGTGTTAAAACGAGTAAATTATaccttttgaccaaaattaattGCCACGTTTTGACTATGCTTTACTGCCAATTTAAAGTTACCCTGTAGGGTGTTTacacttgagtcctctttaaaaaaaaaaaataattattttattgcacTACACAAGTgaaatatttctgtaataattaaGCACACAGCAATGCTATATGGTTTCAAGCATTTCTATTGGTGGAAAACTGAAGAAAGTTTGTGAGTTGTTATTTCTGTATTAAGTTTGAGTTACAGCTTTGTGCTCTTCCTTCCAAACATGGTGAAATGCTCTCATTTCCTCCTCGGTGCACAAAACCTTGATGCCATGGGGTTACTTTAGATTTGTTTCGAAACTAATTATGGCCAGATATGTTTGGAGTTACAAAAACGTGCAATTGAAGAAAATCTAGAGTGCTTTAAATATAATGCAGTCAGCACACGTTAGTAACGCACACAGACCGGACCAACCTCAGAGCACAATgttctgtgtgtttatatgtaacAGGTGAAGTATGAGATGGAATAAATGTGTATcaagcacagaaccgctctgagaCAGCTGAAACACtactgaccacgtttacatgcacttaagaaaatggtttattccaggatTTTAGCAGAAAGCaactgaaatgtcatgtaaacaataATGCTGACATCCTTGCGCTGTTTAAGGgcttaagagaaagcagtttaacacacttAAGTTTCTCTCGGTGAATGCGGTTTAATGTACATGCAAACATATAAGCAGtgttctgatgggtgtttgaagagaATGAGTGGAACAGACCTGGATAGCCTGTTGTACAAAGgtgcctcagtttgttcctgggaggcagATGTCCTAACCCCGCCCCTGCCATAATCCTAGCCATATGGAACCTGTAAGGCTGAGCAGCCTGCCCGGAACAATGCATGGCACCTTTTACCCATCGTGACCAGGATAACAAATATCATACGATAGAGTCCATCAGAAAGACATTTCTGGCCGTACAGtgggaaaaaaaacaatcacatatactataaactatacccatttatacacattcATGTAAAATATCGACAGTCCCTAACTTCTGCATAGATTGCTTGAATATTGGGGGAATCCcggagttttatgtaagagggaaaccacAATACTGCATAGCAATAAGCAAAgcaaaaaaggaaacaaacaaagcaacaactctggaaaCTCTTTATCTGGAAATAAAGAGAATCAACAgagtaaaatagtgaagtcttcctaaGATGGCATGTGTGTTATTGACACAAGCGTCATGGGaaaattacgttgctgtggagaaagctgcttactgaacgAGCCTCATGTATACAGGAGTAAAAAGTACGTCACTTGAACAGTGCATGTAAATAGGAATGCGGTTTTATCGTAATAACCCACTTTCTTGCAAGAATCCGCTTTCTGTTGTCCATGTAACCGTTGTCAGTATCATTGGCGTAGCCATATCATTGTGTAAAAATCTACAGATCAGCATACATAATCAAGAATGCGTGTATTCCAGGGTTGCTgtagaaagcagcattctgaaatgCCATTCAGACAAGAACACTGTTTTACTTCAGCAAGAAGGaaattaagagaaagcagtttaacagaCCTAAGTTTCTATTGGAGAACATGGTTTCTGTGGTCATGTTAATAGACAAGAGGCATtctgattatgatttttgaagagtgtgcatgtgcgtggaaCAGATCGGATTACTAATGTCATAGCATGGAGCCCTAAATCATTTCAACAAGTCAACAACTTggaaacatttacacatttctgGAATACAGTGGGAAAAGGGAAAAATCACACTCATGTAAACGAGCTCAGTGATTGGTCAGTGGCAAATTTATAAAAAGGGAATAAAAGGTCAGTTTAGGTGAAAACGGACGTTGAAAGAGTTTGTGATTTTGTCTGCCATCCATAGACACAGCCTATAATGTAAATGAACAACAATTTGCAACTGTATCTGGCTGTTATCTTTGCTTGCTAGCTCACCAATATCACAGATGGTTTTGTGGTCAATTAACTGTGAGGGGCAGAAATTGTGATCATggttaaaatgcaattaaatgtgcAGCCCTGGTTGATTCGGACACTATTACTTTCACAATTCTTACTTAAGTGCATTAAAAGTGAACTTTCGAGTACATCAATGCCAGCCCTTACAGACAAATAAACGTTGGTGAGTTCAACCTTGATTCCCTTTGACAATCTTTTCATCTGAGACCTTTGATCAGGCTCTGTAAACACACCCTGGATATTGCCTATGCTTGTTATTTTAATTAGAACATCTTAAACTAacactcacacttttattttttcatatacaACATCACGTATGCACTAAATTGCTTTGGTGTAAAATATCTACAAAGTGAATAAAGTATCAAGTGACCCCTAATAATGAGTAACTGAGTAAGACCCTGCCACACATCctaatgtatatatgtgtgtgtgtatgtatgtatgtatgtatgtatgtatgtatgtatatatatatatatatatatatatatatatatatatatatatatatatatatatattatttaattttcatttgtaACCAACTTgcttaaatgtacttttactaGACATACTGAacatccaaaaaaataaataaaacctattAGGAAAATGTTGTACCAATCCAAAATTAAAACCCTTTCCACAATTTCAAGAAACTACAGTTTAACACAAAGAAGAGAAAAGCACTGTGACCAGAAAAATTTATCATTTAGATAATGTCTTGTAGACAATGGAATAATGGCTGGAATGATGCAAGAATATAACCCCATGCAGaacatgtaatttaattacagagaTCCTAAGGGCAAAAGGTAGATACCAGGGCACTCATAAAAGAGTATCTGCTTGGGAACCTGCCATGTTATGTAAAATTTTAATTTGACCGACTCACTGGTCAGAATTTTTGTTTCTGGTGATTATAAAAACCTTTGTTCTAAAGGCTTATGCTAaagtgcttgaaattagttttatagacAGGGGTGCACATAACTTTATCAGTGAGTTACTCAGGTGAGTACCAGGAGATGGTGTTTGGTACTCACGCCATATGTAGCGTAGTCTTATTAAGTGCAGTCTTCCTCACTGTCCTCCTCAGTGTCGCCACCACTGTCCTCTTCAGTGTCCTCTGCTTCAGCTTCCTGCATGgtagatgatgatgatgctgcAGATGCACCTCCCTGTCCTTGGTTGAGCCTCCGATTAGCTGTCTCCATCCACAGGTCTACAGCTTGCTTTGGGTCAAATGTCTCTGTGGTCTGCTTTGATAGGTGTATCTGCATCAGGGCTGAGAGACGAGCATGTGACAGACGAGATCTGTACTTGGTTTTTATTATGTTGAGATGTGAGAATCCCCTCTCACAAGCTGCACTGCTTAAAGGCAGCGTAAGAGACAGCTTAACCACCTTGTTGATGTTGGAGTAAGCATCTGGGTTACTTGTATTTACTATTTGGACCAAGTCATACACAGAAGAGGCTCCCAGGCGTTTTCCTGCCTGCTTTAAGCGCATCCATTCTGTCACAGTGGTGTCTCTGTCAAGTTGCAATGTGGCCTCATATTTCTTGAGAATGCTGCAAACTGTTGTTTTCCAAAACTGTGGAGGTTTTGCATTTCCTGAGGCCAAGAAATTATCACATGACTTGAGGGAGTCATATCTGATTTCAAACTCTTCAATTAACCCCCTGAGTAAGTTTGTCTTATCTCTGTCAGCATCAGCATTAGAAACAGTGTGTGCCCTGTGGCCTTCACCATCAAGCAGAAGTGTGAACTGTCCAATGGCCACCATGAGTTCATCCTTACATTCTCCAATGGTCAGCTTTTCCTTCTGAAACCTAATGGATGTGGTCTTCAAAACGTTACCAATGTCAAGCATGTTTGACAGAAAGCACTGAAAACACTCTGTGCAGATATGCTGCAAGTCACTGTTATCACTCTTAGCCAGTTGCATTTTAATGGCTGGCAATAGTCTTGATATTTTTAACAGTGtttcatgcctccatgcagacCATCTGATATTATGAAACTTACCCAGCTTCA
Protein-coding sequences here:
- the LOC127653646 gene encoding uncharacterized protein LOC127653646: MVAIGQFTLLLDGEGHRAHTVSNADADRDKTNLLRGLIEEFEIRYDSLKSCDNFLASGNAKPPQFWKTTVCSILKKYEATLQLDRDTTVTEWMRLKQAGKRLGASSVYDLVQIVNTSNPDAYSNINKVVKLSLTLPLSSAACERGFSHLNIIKTKYRSRLSHARLSALMQIHLSKQTTETFDPKQAVDLWMETANRRLNQGQGGASAASSSSTMQEAEAEDTEEDSGGDTEEDSEEDCT